A single window of Rhipicephalus microplus isolate Deutch F79 chromosome 5, USDA_Rmic, whole genome shotgun sequence DNA harbors:
- the LOC142818039 gene encoding uncharacterized protein LOC142818039 isoform X1, with product MSTRCLLCWPFWQFCRLYRKRRPRRLSSSLFLRASATTLTDDVFDFTVHCSPRLKEAPHGEGSEQTMPLLLRILRIQLGMRQQQREVLQEVRQLKHKRKHLLQIGGRGLREIGVNAMKAVLAHDVQVLYSLHGRKGKRAFVNLRLCRLVTDVICQKAGCDQAEALNFIKRWLPGSGDRCGGRKRRFREAFVVEQPDDPHSQSADYRLLAAAGFLPSHSSQGLDSTTVTVPPTQPGLQ from the exons atgtcaacccgatgccttttgtgttggccgttctggcagttctgccgactttatagaaagagacgaccccgtcgcttgtcctcttctcttttccttcgggcatcagcgacaacattgacggacgacgtgttcgacttcaccgtgcac tgctctccaaggctcaaggaggcaccgcacggggaaggctcggagcaaaccatgc ctctattgctacggatcctgcggatccaacttggcatgcggcagcaacaaagagaggttctgcaggaggtgcgacagctgaagcacaag cgcaagcacctcctgcagattgggggacgtggcctccgagaaattggtgtgaatgccatgaaggctgtattggcacatgatgtGCAAGTgttgtacagccttcatggcagaaaagggaaaagggcctttgtgaacctgaggctctgtagattagtgacag atgtcatctgccaaaaagcagggtgcgaccaggcggaggccctcaactttattaagaggtggctgccagggtctggtgatcgctgtgggggcaggaagcggcgcttcagagaagcatttgttgtggagcagcccgatgatccccactctcagagtgcagattatcggctgctcgcggcagctggcttcctgcccagccacagcagccagggccttgacagcaccactgtcactgtgcccccaacgcaacctggcCTGCAGTaa
- the LOC142818039 gene encoding uncharacterized protein LOC142818039 isoform X2, with protein MPLLLRILRIQLGMRQQQREVLQEVRQLKHKRKHLLQIGGRGLREIGVNAMKAVLAHDVQVLYSLHGRKGKRAFVNLRLCRLVTDVICQKAGCDQAEALNFIKRWLPGSGDRCGGRKRRFREAFVVEQPDDPHSQSADYRLLAAAGFLPSHSSQGLDSTTVTVPPTQPGLQ; from the exons atgc ctctattgctacggatcctgcggatccaacttggcatgcggcagcaacaaagagaggttctgcaggaggtgcgacagctgaagcacaag cgcaagcacctcctgcagattgggggacgtggcctccgagaaattggtgtgaatgccatgaaggctgtattggcacatgatgtGCAAGTgttgtacagccttcatggcagaaaagggaaaagggcctttgtgaacctgaggctctgtagattagtgacag atgtcatctgccaaaaagcagggtgcgaccaggcggaggccctcaactttattaagaggtggctgccagggtctggtgatcgctgtgggggcaggaagcggcgcttcagagaagcatttgttgtggagcagcccgatgatccccactctcagagtgcagattatcggctgctcgcggcagctggcttcctgcccagccacagcagccagggccttgacagcaccactgtcactgtgcccccaacgcaacctggcCTGCAGTaa